The nucleotide window ATTTGCCGTTGGGGCGCTTCTGGATGTTGGCCAAGTGGCCTCTCCTTCGTGTCGGTTGTCAGTAGTGGCCGCCGTCCTCGATGTCACCGCTGAGGGTGCGAGCGTCCCGCTCGTCACCCATGAGGCGGAGGCACTGCTCGTGGATCGCCCGCGAGCTGTCGGGGTGGGCCTTGATGTGGTCGGCGATGGCGACCACGGCGTGGTGCAGGCGGTCGCGCGCGTCTCGGGCCTCGTAGAACGCTTCGACGGCCTCTTGGACGAGGCGCCGGCTGTCGATGTCGAGCCCCTCCAGGGGCGGGGACATCAGTTCTTCGAGAGGAAGCTCGAAGACGCGTGAGAAGGCGAGGGCCTCGTCGAGGTTGATGCGCCGACGGGGGGTGCCGTTCTCGATGCGCCAGACCGCTGTCTGGTTCATCTTGACGCCGGCTCTGGTCACCCGCTCGGCCAGCTCGGTCGTGCTCCACCCTCTGACCTCGCGCTCCAAGGCCACGCGCGCGGCCACGTTCCCTTCGCTGTAGAGCAGCGGTACTTCGCCGCCCTCGGGCCTGTCGCCTGCCATCACGCCTCCATCGTCACCTTCGCTATCCCAATTGAAACATGGGCTTCCCGATTTGGTTAACCGCCGATCTCGAGGTACAACTCTATGCAGGTCGAATCGCCACCTAGTCGAATGGGAATGCATGCGATACCTGACCACTGCCGAGGTCGCCGAGCGCTACCGCACAGCAGAGAGCACCGTCCGCTACTGGCGCCACATCGGAAAGGGGCCGCGCGGCATCAAGGTCGGCAAGCGGGTCCTGTACCCCGAGGCCGAGCTGCTGCGGTACGAGCGCACGCTGATCGACGGCCAGGACGAATGGGACCTGGCCTCGTGAGCCACCGACAGGCCCAGACACAGCAACGGCCCCCGGCGCGCCAACGCCGAGGGCCGGAGATTCCCCTGCACGTCGCCCATCCCTGAACGAACGAACCGGTGAAGGTCGGGACCTTGCCCGTCCCGTCCCTCACCTGAGAGGAACGTCGATGGAGGACTCTACGTCCCCCTCCACCTCGAACACATCCCACAAGGTCGTCTGGCCTACCGCTGCGGTCCCCGGCCAGGGCGTCCCCTGGCGCAACGGGGACCGAAGCGGGGACCGAAAGGAGTCACGG belongs to Streptantibioticus cattleyicolor NRRL 8057 = DSM 46488 and includes:
- a CDS encoding helix-turn-helix transcriptional regulator, producing MAGDRPEGGEVPLLYSEGNVAARVALEREVRGWSTTELAERVTRAGVKMNQTAVWRIENGTPRRRINLDEALAFSRVFELPLEELMSPPLEGLDIDSRRLVQEAVEAFYEARDARDRLHHAVVAIADHIKAHPDSSRAIHEQCLRLMGDERDARTLSGDIEDGGHY
- a CDS encoding helix-turn-helix transcriptional regulator, whose protein sequence is MRYLTTAEVAERYRTAESTVRYWRHIGKGPRGIKVGKRVLYPEAELLRYERTLIDGQDEWDLAS